Sequence from the Corallococcus soli genome:
GCGAGCAGGAACAGCACCGCGAAGACCGGGGCCACCCACTTCAAGCCATACACGTTCAGGTACGTCTCGAAGGCCTGGATGAGTCCCGCGCTCAAATCCAGTTGCTGGGTCTGGACGGCCACGGCGACGCCCAGCGTGGAGAACACGAACATGAGCGTGGCGAGGAACGCCATCAGCACCATGGCCTTCGGATAGCCATGGCGCGCGTCCTTCATCTCCCGGACGTGCACCGCGCTCACCTCCACGCCGCCGTATGCGAGGAAGTTGCCCACCACGAGCACCAGCCCGCCGATGCCGGACCACGGCGGCAGGAAGTGACTCGCCGCCAGCGGCGTGGCGGATGCGTGGCCGCCGAGGAGGTATGCCACCGCCAGCACCGTCAGCAGCACCGTGGGGATCACGATGCCGAGCACCACGCCCCACACGGAGAAGCGCGAGGCGTGACCCACGCCGTGCAGGGCCACCGCCGCGCACAGGCCGAAGCCCGCCATCACGAAGGCGCCATTGAAGGGGCCGCTGCGCGCAAGCCCCGGCGACACGAGGTACGCGAGGTTGCCCGCGGCGAAGGACAACAGCAGGGGATAGAAGATGATGTTCTGCGCCCACTGCTGCCACGCGGCGCAGAACGCCCACTTCTCACCCAGCGCTTCGTGCACCCATGTGAAGACGCCTCCGGGCCAGGTGCTGCCCAGCTCGGCGGCGATGAAGGCCGCGGGCAGCAGGAAGACCAGCGCGGGGATGAGGTACAGCACCACCGAACCCAGCCCATACTCGGACATTGCCGCGACGTTGGTCAGGTTGATGACGGCCGAGGCCGACAACAGCCCCATCGCGGGCCAGTTCATTCCCCGACCAGGGCGGCTCGCGGGAGTCACAGGGGGCGACACGGGCATGTCGGGCAACCTTTCACCAGGGAGTTCTCAATGGCGCCGCCGTGCGGCAATGGCGCGACGTCGCTCGAAGTACGCGAGTGAAAGCTCGTCCCACAGCAAGAGGGTGTGCAGTGCGTTCCCTCGTACTCCCAGCCGTCCCGAGCGTGGCTGTCATTCCTTTTCCAGACCTGCGGGAGAGCCCCGTCCGGGGAGACACCGGCGTGCCCGGTAGCCTGCCCCAAGGGCTGCCGTCGGTGCCTTGACCCGGGTTCCAGTCCGCTGGGTGCACACCCGCCCCTCATGGACCGGCCGAGATGCGCGGAGCGTGGCTACACTCCATGGCCATGAGCGCCCCCTTCGAGTCCTACCGCGCCGAGTTCCCCGTCCTCGGTGAGCAGCTCTACCTCAACCACGCGGGCGTCGCGCCCACCAGCCTGCGCGCGGCCTCCGCCGTGAAGGGGTGGATGGACGATCTGGTGCACCACGGCATCCTCCACGAGCGCGGCTGGGAGGCCCACAGCGAGCACGTGCGGGGGCTCGCCGCGAGCATCATCGGGGCGGAGCCAGGGGAGGTGGCCTTCGTGCGCAACACCAGCCACGGCCTGGGGCTGGTGGCGGAGGGGCTGGACTGGAAGCCCGGAGACGAGGTCGCCGTCGCCACCAGCCTCGAATACCCCTCCAACGTCTATCCCTGGCTGCACCTCAAGGAGCGGGGCGTGGAGGTCCGCGAGATCGCCACGCCGAACGGGGGCGTGACGCCGGAGGCCGTGGCGGCGGTGCTCACCCCGCGCACGCGGCTGGTGGCGGTGTCGTCGGTGCAGTTCGCCACCGGGCACCGCACGAACCTGGAGGCGCTGGGCGCGCTGTGCGAACGCGCGGGCGTGCTCCTGTGCGTGGACGGCATCCAGAGCGTGGGCTGCATCCCGGTGGACGTGAAGAAGAGCCGCATCCACTTCCTCAGCGCGGACAGCCACAAGTGGATGCTGGGCATCTCCGGCATCGGGTTCCTGTACGTCGCGAAGGACGTGCTGCCGCGCGTGCGCCCCGCCCTGGTGGGCTGGCGGAGCACCACCGACGCGTGGAACTTCAACCGCTCCCACTTCGAGCTGCGCCCGGACGCGGCGAAGTTCGAGGAAGGCAGCGCCGCGTACCCCGGCATCTACGCGATGGGCGCCGCGCTGGAGCTGCTGCTGGAGGTGG
This genomic interval carries:
- a CDS encoding aminotransferase class V-fold PLP-dependent enzyme, with the protein product MSAPFESYRAEFPVLGEQLYLNHAGVAPTSLRAASAVKGWMDDLVHHGILHERGWEAHSEHVRGLAASIIGAEPGEVAFVRNTSHGLGLVAEGLDWKPGDEVAVATSLEYPSNVYPWLHLKERGVEVREIATPNGGVTPEAVAAVLTPRTRLVAVSSVQFATGHRTNLEALGALCERAGVLLCVDGIQSVGCIPVDVKKSRIHFLSADSHKWMLGISGIGFLYVAKDVLPRVRPALVGWRSTTDAWNFNRSHFELRPDAAKFEEGSAAYPGIYAMGAALELLLEVGTDAIGARIGGLVARLDAGLRDLGCEVGPAPEDRAGILTFLPPDASVRVLSAHLSERKVAHSVRRGRIRLSPHFYNTPEEMDRLVALVRAYRPG
- a CDS encoding APC family permease — its product is MNWPAMGLLSASAVINLTNVAAMSEYGLGSVVLYLIPALVFLLPAAFIAAELGSTWPGGVFTWVHEALGEKWAFCAAWQQWAQNIIFYPLLLSFAAGNLAYLVSPGLARSGPFNGAFVMAGFGLCAAVALHGVGHASRFSVWGVVLGIVIPTVLLTVLAVAYLLGGHASATPLAASHFLPPWSGIGGLVLVVGNFLAYGGVEVSAVHVREMKDARHGYPKAMVLMAFLATLMFVFSTLGVAVAVQTQQLDLSAGLIQAFETYLNVYGLKWVAPVFAVLFLLATLGTVLTWMLGPNHSLLLVGRKGLLPPLFQRTNSHGTPTGLLATQGVVVTLLALAFFVAKDVNQVYWALAAMTTQLYIPMYGLLFVSALKLRRTRPDIPRGYRAPALPLLACVGIVSCALAFIVGFVPPKQLHVEQPLAYVARLGGLVFTLAAVPFVLYARRKPGWRQPGP